GGCGTCATCGACCCCGTGAAGGTGACCCGCTCCGCGCTGGCCAACGCCGCCTCGATCGCGGCGCTCGTGCTGACCACGGAGACCCTCGTGGCCGACAAGGTCGAGGACGAGGACGAGCACCAGCACTGACGCCGGGCCGCTCGCGACGACGCCCCCGCACCTCCACTGGGAGGGGCGGGGGCGTCGTCGCGTCCGGGGGTGCTCAGCGGGCGGAGCCGGCCTCGGTGAGGTCCGCCCGGGACGCGCCGCGGGCGTCGTCGTGACGGGCCTCGACGATGGTCTCGTCCTCGTCGGCCATGACGTCGCCGCGCTCGGCGTCGTAGCGGGTCCGGTCGAGGATGCCCTCCTGCTGGGCGACGAGCGCGGGGATGAGGGCCTGTCCGGACACGTTGACGGCGGTGCGGCCCATGTCCACGATCGGGTCCACGGCCAGGAGCAGGGCCATGCCCTCCAGGGGCAGGCCGGTCGTCGACAGGGTGAGCGTGAGCATCACGGTGGCGCCGGTGGTGCCCGCGGTGGCGGCGGAGCCGAGGACCGAGACCAGCACGACGAGGGCGTACTGGCCGAGGGTCATGTCGATCCCGTAGAACTGCGCCACGAACACGGCGGCCACGGCCGGGTAGATCGCCGCGCAGCCGTCCATCTTGGTGGTGGCGCCCAGCGGCACGGCGAAGGAGGCGTAGCCGGTGGGCACGCCGAAGCTGCGCTCGGCCACGCGCTGGGTGACGGGCAGGGTGCCGAGCGAGGAGCGGGACACGAAGCCCATCTGGAAGGCGGGCCAGACGCCGGTGAAGAACTGCTTCACGGACAGGCCGTGCACGCGGGCCAGCAGCGGGTAGACGACGAGCATGACGAGCGCCAGGCCCACGTAGACCGCCACGACGAACTTCACGAGCGTGCCCATCGTGGACCAGCCGTAGGAGGCCACCGCGTTGCCGAGCAGGCCGACGGTGCCGAGGGGGGCGAGGCGGATGATCCACCAGAGGACCTTCTGGATGACGGCCAGCACGGACCGGGAGAACGCGAGGAACGGCTCGGCCTTCTCGCCGACCTTGAGGGCGGCCACGCCCACGGCGATCGCGATGACCAGGATCTGCAGCACCTGGAAGGACGGCGTGGAGGTGAGGGCGCCGTCGTCGCCCGCGGTGGTCTTCACGGTCAGGCCGAGCATGTTCACCGGGACCATGGACGTCAGGAAGTCGAGCCAGGTGACGGTCCGCGCCTGGTAGCCCTCGGGTGCGGACTGGCCGGTGCCCACGCCGGGCTGCATCACGACGCCGACGGCCAGGCCGATCAGCACGGCGATGAAGCTGGTGATCGCGAACCACAGCAGGGTCTTGGCGGCCAGGCGGGCGGCATTGGTCACCTGGGCGAGGTTGGCCACGGAGGCGACGACGGCGAAGAACACGAGCGGGACGACCGTCGCCTTGAGCAGCTGCACGTAGATCGACCCGATGAGGGCGAGGGTCTCGCCGAGCCAGGTCGGGGAGTCGGGGGTGTGGCCCATGGCCCGGGCGGCGAGGCCGAGGAGCAGGCCGAGGACGAGGGCGGCGGCGATCTGCCAGCCGAAGTTGCCGGTCCAGGCGGGGAGCCGGCGGCGGCGCGCGGGTGTGGACGCCCCGGAGGCGGGGGAGGAGGGGTGCGAGGTCATCCGGGAAGGGTAGGGCCGTCCTTACCAGAGATCGGAATCGGGTTTCCCCCCATGACGTCGGTGTGGCGCGCGCCGCAGGCGTCCCCGCCGACGGCCGGCCCGGCCGAGACCCGTGCCACAGGTGGTCCGGGGGCGGAATGTCCGGGGCCCCGACGCTGTTCCTCCCACACCCGCCCGGCCGGAGCCGCGGCCCTACACTGGACGGGCGCCGTCGTCCCCGTCCTGAAAGGCCAGCCGTGAGCACCAGCACCGGTCCCTCCTCCGATCCCGTGTACGCCTCCGAGGATCCCTTCGGCTTCTTCGGCCTGACGTACGACGACGTCCTCCTCCTGCCGAACGCCACCGACGTGATCCCGGCGGACGCGGACACCTCCACGCAGCTCACGCGGAACATCCGGCTGAACATCCCCGTGGTGTCCGCGGCCATGGACACCGTCACCGAGGCGCCCCTGGCCATCGCGATCGCGCGCCAGGGCGGCATGGGCATCATCCACCGCAACCTGTCCATCGAGGACCAGGCCAAGCACGTGGACACGGTCAAGCGCTCCGAGTCCGGCATGATCTCGGACCCCGTGACCATCGGACCGAAGGCCACCCTCGCCGAGCTGGACGAGCTCTGCGCCCAGTACCGCGTCTCCGGCCTGCCGGTGGTGGCGGAGGACATGACCCTGCTGGGCATCATCACCAACCGCGACACCCGCTTCATCCCCCACGAGGAGTGGGACACGCGCACGGTGGACACGGCCATGACGCGCATGCCGCTGATCACCGCGCAGGACGGCATCTCCCGCGAGGAGGTCCTGCACCTGTTCTCCCAGAACCGCGTGGAGAAGCTGCCCCTGGTGGACGACGCCGGCCGCCTCACCGGCCTGATCACCATCAAGGACTTCGACAAGGCGGAGAAGTACCCGGACGCGGCGAAGGACGACGAGGGCCGGCTGCGCGTCGGCGGTGCCGTCGGGTTCTTCGGCGACGGCTGGGAGCGCGCCATGACCCTCGTGGAGGCCGGCGTGGACGCCCTGGTGGTGGACACCGCCAACGGCCACACCCACGGCGTGCTGGACATGATCGCGCGTCTGAAGAAGGAGAAGGCGGCCGCGCATGTGGACGTCATCGGCGGCCAGGCGGCCACCTACGCGGGCGCCAAGGCCATCGTCGACGCGGGTGCGGACGCCGTGAAGGTGGGCGTGGGCCCGGGCTCGATCTGCACCACCCGCGTGGTGGCCGGCGTCGGCGTCCCCCAGATCACGGCGATCTACGAGGCCGCGAAGGCGACCCGCCCGGCCGGCGTGCCGCTGATCGCCGACGGCGGCCTGCAGCACTCCGGCGACATCGGCAAGGCCCTGGTGGCCGGCGCCGACTCCGTCATGCTGGGCTCCCTGCTGGCCGGCACCGCCGAGTCTCCGGGCGACCTGGTGTTCTACCAGGGCAAGCAGTTCAAGGCCTACCGCGGCATGGGCTCCCTGGGCGCCATGCAGACCCGCAACGGCACGCGCTCCTTCTCCAAGGACCGCTACTTCCAGGCGGACGTGCCGGACGAGGACAAGCTGATCCCCGAGGGCATCGAGGGCCAGGTGCCGTACCGCGGACCGATCGCCTCGGTGGTGCACCAGCTGGTGGGCGGCCTGCGCCAGACCATGTTCTACACGGGCGCACCGACCATCGTGGACCTCAAGGAGAACGGCCGCTTCGTGCGCATCACCACGGCCGGGCTGAAGGAGTCCCACCCGCACGACATCATGATGACGGTGGAGGCCCCCAACTACCGCTCCAAGTGAGCGGTCCCGGGCCCGCCGCCGCGGGCCTGGGCTAGGCTGGCCCGGTGACGAACCAGATTGAGATCGGACGAGGCAAGCGCGGCCGGCAGGCCTTCTCCTTCGACGACGTGTCCGTGGTGCCCTCGCGGCGCACGCGGGACCCGAAGGACGTGAACCTGTCCTGGCGGATCGACGCCTACACGTTCGACATGCCCGTGATGGGCGCGCCGATGGACTCCGTGATGAGCCCGGAGACGGCGATCGCCCTGGGCCGCCTGGGCGGCCTGGGCGTCCTGAACCTCGAGGGCCTCTGGACCCGCCACGAGGACCCGGAGCCCCTGCTCGAGGAGATCGCGGCCATGGAGGCCGAGGCCGGCAGCCCCGAGGTCACCCGCCGCCTCCAGGAGATCTACTCCGCGCCCATCCGCGCCGACCTGATCACCGAGCGCCTCGCGCAGATCCGTGAGTCCGGCGTCGTGGTGGCGGGCTCCCTGACCCCGCAGAACACCCAGCAGTTCTCCCAGACCGTGCTCGCCGCCGGGGTGGACCTGTTCGTCATCCGCGGCACCACCGTGTCCGCCGAGCACGTCTCCTCCACGCACGAGCCGCTGGACCTCAAGCAGTTCATCTACGAGCTGGACGTCCCCGTGATCGTGGGCGGCGCCGCCGGCTACACCCCGGCGCTGCACCTGATGCGCACCGGCGCCGCGGGCGTGCTCGTGGGCTTCGGCGGCGGCGCGTCCACCACCACCCGCCGTGCCATGGGCATCCGCGTGCCGATGGCCACCGCCATCGCGGACATCGCCGAGGCGCGCCGCGACTACATGGACGAGTCCGGCGGCCGCTACGTGCACGTGATCGCCGACGGCGGCGTGGGCACCTCCGGCGAGATCGTCAAGGCGATCGCCATGGGCGCCGACGCCGTCACCCTGGGCACCGCGCTGGCCCGCGCCACCGAGGCCCCCGGCCGTGGCTGGCATTGGGGCCTGGAGGCCGCCCACCCGGAGTTGCCCCGCGGGCACCGCACCCGCGTGGGCCAGGTGGCCCCGCTGGAGGAGGTCCTCTGGGGCCCCGGCCACACCACGGACGGCACCTCCAACCTCATGGGCGCCCTCAAGCGCGCCATGGCGACCTCCGGCTACACGGAGCTCAAGGACTTCCAGAAGGTCGAGGTGCTCGTCACGGGCGCCCGCACCCACTGACCGCGCGCGGGCCGGACCGGCCCGCCCCTCCCGGAACAGGACGTCCCCGGTTGCTCCGCACCGCCCTCAAGCCCAAGTGGCTCGCGACCCTCGTGCTCGCCCTCGTGGCGGCCACGGCGTTCGTGCTGCTCTCCCGGTGGCAGTTCGCGTCGTCGGAGACGGCCGCCCCGCCGCCGCGCACGCAGACCGAGAACGCCGTGCCGCTGACGGAGCACGTCCGCCCGGGGGAGCCCCTGCTGGCCTCCCAGGCGGACCAGGTCGTCTCCGCCCGAGGCGAGTTCGTGCCCGGCACGGACGCGCTCGTCGGCCCGCGCCTCTCGGACGGGCGTGAGGGGTGGTGGACCGTCACGGCCTTCCGCGTGGCCGGTGCCCCGGACGGCGAGACCGTCCCCGTGGTGCGGGGCTGGTCCGAGGCCGCCGACGTCGTCGACCCGGCCCCGACGGGCGAGGTGACCGTGACCGGCCGCCTGCTGCCCCCTGACGGCCCCGTGAGCCCGGCCGACGCCGGCGAGGACACCGCTGGGCGCCCCGCGTTCTCCACGCTCTCCCCGGGCCAGCTCGTCAACGCATGGGACGTGCCCGCCTACGCCGCCTACGTGGCCGCCTTCGGGGTCACGGACGCGGCCGGCGCGGACGTGTCCGCGGGAGCGCGGGACGGCGGGCTGCAGCCCGTGTGGGTGCCGCCGCAGCCTGAGGAGTCCCAGGTCGTCTGGCTGAACGTGTTCTACGGGGTGGAGTGGCTGCTCTTCGCCGGGTTCGCCCTGTTCCTGTGGTGGCGGTTCGTCCGGGACGACCACCTCCGCGACGAGCAGGAGGCCGAGCTCGACGCGCAGTGGGCCGCACGGTGGCGCGCGGAGGAGCTGGAGCGCCGGCGCGAGCGCGCCCGCCGCGAGAAGGAGGCGGCCGCCCGCGCCTACGCCGCCTGGCAGGCGGGGGAGACCGCGCCGGACGCCGCACACCAGGAACCTCAGGACGGGCCCGCGGGCCCGAGGAAGGAGGGCCAGGCATGAGCCAGCCCCATCACGACGCCGGCCGCGAGGCCGCCCGCGCGGGCGAGGCGCCCGTGGACCCGGCGACCCTGCCGGACCCCGAGGACATCACCGAGGCGGACCTCCCCGCGCCGCCGCCGCGGCCGGGGCGTGCCGTGCGCCGGTTCGCCGGCACCCGCCAGCAGATCGTCTCGGCGGACCGCATCTACAAGGTCTGCGCGTACATCACCGGCGTGATGCTCCTGCTGCTCGTGGCGGAGATGGTCTTCAAGTACGGCCTGCACCAGGAGCTGTTCGCCGGCGGCACCACCGTGGACGGCGAGCCCCATGGGTTCGGCCTGGCCCCGGAGAAGTCCGTGACCGGAGGCGTGAACCTGTCCCTGGCGATCCTGATCGCGCACGGCTGGATGTACGTCGTCTACCTGCTCGCGTGCTTCCGCCTGTGGTCGCTGATGCGCTGGGCCCCGGGCCGCCTGCTGGCCATGGCGGGCGGCGGCGTGGTGCCGTTCCTGTCCTTCGTGGTGGAGCGGAAGGTCTCCGGGCAGGTGCGCGAGGAGCTCGCGCAGTTCCCCGACGCCGCCCGGCGGTACTGACGCGGCCCGACGGTGCTGACGCCGCCCGGCGGTGGCGACGCCCTCGTCTATCCTTGACGGGTGACCCAGAACGAGCCCACCCGTGACCAGCCCGCGCCGCTGCACGACGTCCTGCCCACCGTCCTGGTGATGGACTTCGGCGCGCAGTACGCGCAGCTCATCGCGCGCCGCGTGCGCGAGGCGAACGTGTACTCCGAGGTGGTGCCGTCCTCGACGCCCGCCCAGGAGATCCTCGACCGCCGCCCCGCGGCGCTGATCCTCTCCGGCGGCCCGTCCTCCGTGTACGAGGCCGGCGCCCCGCAGCTGGACCCGGCCCTGCTGGAGGCCGGGGTGCCCGTGCTGGGCCTCTGCTACGGGTTCCAGTCGATCGCCCACGCCCTGGGCGGGACCGTGGCCCGCACCGGCACCCGGGAGTACGGCTCCACCCGTCTGGAGTCCGCGGACGGCGGCTCCGTGCTGCTCGCCGGCCAGGACGCCGCGCAGGTCGTGTGGATGTCCCACGGGGACGCCGTCACCGAGGCCCCCGAGGGCTTCGCCGTCACCGCGGTGACCGCGGGCGCCCCCGTGGCCGCCTTCGAGGACCGCGAGCGGCGGATCTTCGGAGTGCAGTGGCACCCCGAGGTGGGCCACTCCGAGCGCGGCCAGGAGATCCTGGCGAACTTCCTCACCGAGGGCGCGGGCCTGTCCCAGGACTGGACGGCGGAGAACGTCATCGAGGAGCAGGTCGCCCGCATCCGCGAGCAGATCGGCGACGCCCGGGCCATCTGCGGCCTCTCCGGCGGCGTGGACTCCGCCGTGGCCGCGGCCCTGGTGCAGCGCGCCATCGGCGACCGCCTCACCTGCGTGTACGTGGACCACGGGCTGATGCGCCAGGGCGAGTCGGACGAGATCGAGCGCGCCTTCGGCGAGGCCCACGGCGGCGCGAAGCTCGTCATGGTGGACGCCCGCGAGGACTTCCTCGCCGCGCTGGCCGGGGTCACCGACCCGGAGGCGAAGCGCAAGATCATCGGCGAGCGCTTCATCCGCACCTTCGAGAAGGCCCAGGCGGACATCGTCCTGGAGTCCGCCCACGACCCGAACGCCCCCGAGGTGAGGTTCCTCGTGCAGGGCACGCTCTACCCGGACGTGGTCGAGTCCGGAGGCGGCGACGGCACCGCGAACATCAAGTCGCACCACAACGTGGGCGGCCTGCCGGACGACATCGAGTTCGAGCTGTGCGAGCCGCTGCGTGAGCTGTTCAAGGACGAGGTCCGCGCCGTGGGCGCCGAGCTCGGCCTGCCCGAGGGCATCGTGCACCGCCAGCCGTTCCCGGGCCCGGGCCTGGGCATCCGGATCATCGGCGAGGTCACCCAGGAGCGCCTGGACCTCCTGCGCCAGGCGGACGCGATCGTGCGCGCCGAGCTGACCGCGGCCGGCCTGGACCGGCAGATCTGGCAGTGCCCGGTGGTGCTGCTCGCCGACGTCCGCTCCGTGGGCGTGCAGGGCGACGGCCGCACCTACGGCCACCCGGTGGTCCTGCGTCCGGTCACCTCCGAGGACGCCATGACCGCCGACTGGGCCCGCATCCCCTCCGAGGTGCTCTCCCGCATCTCCAACCGCATCACCAACGAGGTGGACGGCATCAACCGCGTGGTCCTGGACGTCACCTCCAAGCCCCCGGGAACCATCGAGTGGGAGTGAGCCGGGCGCGCCCCGCGCGACCGTGAGGTGCCGGCCGCCCAGGGCCGGAAGGACAGCAAGCTGAGGAAGGACACCACGACGTGACCGAGCAGGAGTTCCCGCGGCTGGCCCGCGCCCGCGCAGCCGTGCGCCCCGCGGAGCAGGACCAGGAGCGGCCCGACCCGGCCGCGTGGGTGGCGTCCCTGGGCTCCGGCGCGGAGTCGGACACGATGCTGCGGTTCGCCCCCTCGGCGGCGAACAGCATCGACCTCACCGGCGCCGGCACCTCCGGCCTGTCCCAGCTGCTGCTCGGCCGGCGCACCCGCCTGTCCACGCTGCTGCCGGCCGGGCCGGAGCTGGACGCGGCCCAGGAGGTCGCCGCCGCGCTGCGCGCCAAGGTCCGGGAGCTGGGGGAGGAGCGCGGCATCGACGTCGGCGCCCTCGCCCTCGGCGTGGCCACCTGGTCGGCCGTCGAGGACGGTCGGCGGGAGCGCCGCACCGCCCCCGTGCTCCTGGCCCGACTGGCGTTCAGCGTGCGCTCCGGCGCCCGCGGCCGCGACGAGGTCGAGCTGCAGATCGTGGAGCACGCGCACCTGAACCCGGCGCTCGTGCGCAACCTGCGCCGCCACCACGGGCTGCGCCTGGACCCCGAGGCCTACCAGCACGCCGCCTACGCGACCTCCCGCCTGGAGCCCGGCCCCGCCCTGGCCCTGCTGCGTGAGGAGGCGGCCGGCGTCGAGGGCCTGGAGGTCCAGGAGACCCTGCTGGTCTCCACGTTCGCGGACCTCGGGGACACCGCCACGCTGCCCGAGTCCCTCGAGCACCTGCCCGTGGTGCAGGCGCTCTACGACGTCGGCACGGGCATGGTGCCCCGCCCGGCCGAGCTGCGCCCCACCGGCCGCCCGGACGAGGACGAGCTGCCCCCGGCCGACGAGCGCCTGGTGCTCGACGCCGACCCGTCCCAGCTCCGCGCCCTGGACCACGCCGCCGCCGGTGAGTCCCTCGTGGTGCGCACCGCCCCCGGCACCGGCCAGACCCAGACGGCCGTGAACCTCGCCGCCCGCCTGGCCTGGGAGGGCCGTCGCGTGCTCGTGGTGGCCGAGCGCTCCTCCGCGCTCGCCGACGTGCACGCCCGACTCGCGCAGGCCGGCCTGCGGGACGCCGCCCTGGACGTCCCCGCCCACGCGGACCCGGAGGACCTGCGCCGACAGCTCGTGGCCGCCGTGCTCCGCGCCGAGCGGGCGTCCGCCCCGGACCGCGCCGCCGCGGACGCCGAGCTCGAGGAGCTGCGCCGTCGCCTGCGCGAGCATGTGGACTCCCTCCACCACGTCCGCCCCCGCTGGGGCTGCTCGCCGTTCCAGGCGATGCAGGCGCTCGCCTCGCTCACGGCCCTCGACACCCCGCCCGCCACCACCGTGCGGCTGAAGCGCTCCGTGCTCGACTCCACCGTGGACCGCCACGCCGTGGCCGGGCGCCTGACGCGCGCCGGCGAGCTCGGGGCCTTCGACCGGGACGCCACCGCCTCCCGCTGGTTCGGCGCCCGCGTGCGCAACGTGCAGGAGACCGAGGCTGCCGGCGAGCTCGTCGAGCACCTGGCCGGCACCCTTTACACCACCCGCCGCGCCGTGGAGGCCGCCGCCGACCAGGCCGGCCTGCGCCGCCCGCGGACCGTGGACGGCTGGGCCGAGCAGTCCGACCTGTTCGCCCGCGTGGAGCGCGCTCTCACCGCGATGGACCCCTCGGTGTTCTCCCTGGACGTGCCGCAGCTGGTCACGGCCACGGCGTCCAGCCAGTGGCGCCGCAGCAACGCCGTCGAGATGTCCTCGGTGCAGCGCTCCCGCCTGCGCCGCGCCGCCAAGGACGCCGTGAAGCCCGGCGTGCAGGTGCCGGACCTGCACCAGGAGCTGATGGAGGTCGAGGGCATCCTCGAGGACTGGCGGCGCTGGACCGCGATCCCCGGGTCCACCCCGATGGTCCCGGACATGGCCGACCACGCCCGCCCGGCCGTCAGGGACGTCCTCGACGCGCTGGACCGGCTCTCCCAGGTCCTGGCCCCGGAGGCCACGGCCGGCACACCGCTGGCCGAGCAGGACGTCGACGACCTCATGGCCGCCGTCGACGGCCTCGTCGCCGACCGGCCGACCCTGGCCACCCTCCCCGAGCGCACCCTCGTCCTGGACGAGCTGCGCGAGCACGGCCTGAACGAGCTGCTGGAGGACCTGCACGCCCGGGAGGTGCCCGTGGCGGCGCTGCCGGCCGAGCTCGAGCTGGCCTGGTGGCAGTCCGCGCTGGAGGCCATGATCTCGGGGGACGACTTCCTGGCCATGATGTCCGGGGCCGACCTGACGGCCGTGGAGCAGGGCTTCCGCGCCGCCGACCGCACGCTGCTGGACTCCGGCGGCGCCCGCCTCGCCGCGTCCCTCGGCGCGGCGTGGAAGGCGGCGCTGGGCACCTACCGGGCCGACGCCGCCGTGCTGCGCTCCCTGCTGAAGCAGGGCCGCCCGTCCGTGGAGTCGCTGGCGACGATCACGCCGGGGCTGCTGCAGGCGCTCGTGCCGATCGTGACCACCTCCCCGATGGCCCTGACGGAGTTCCCTCCGGACTGGGACGCCGACGTCGTGATCCTCCTCGAGGCCGACGCGACCGCCCTGGCCACCGTGGCCGGGGCCCTCACGCGCGCCCCGCAGGTGGTGGCGTTCGGCGACCCGGCCATCGGCCGCCCGCAGTCCTTCCAGGTGTCGGTGGACCCCACCGCCACCGCCGGGCCCCTGCGGCCGCTGCGCTCCGCCCTCTCCGCGCTCGCGGAGGTCCTGCCGGTGCTGGACCTGCGCCACGTGCACCGCCCCCTGCCGCGCTCCCTGGTGCGCCTCGTCTCCCACGTGGCCTACGAGGGCGCGGTGGACGCGCTGCCCACCGCGGCCGAGTTCACGGGCCGCGGGCGGACCCTCACCGCCGAGTACGTCGCCGAGGGCGTGGGCATCCCCATGACCGGCGGGGACGTCGTCGAGTCCACGGACGCCGAGGTCGCGCGCACGGTGGAGCGCGTGTTCGAGCACATCCGCGACCGCCCCGAGGAGTCCCTCGCCGTGGTCACGGTCTCGGAGCAGCACGCCCGCCGCGTGGCCGGGGCCGTGCAGGCCACCGCGGCCCGCGCCCCGTGGGCGGCGGACTTCCTGGCCCGGGGCCGCACCGACGGCGACGAGCGCGAGCCGTTCGTGATCGTGCCGGTGCTCCGCGCGTCGACGGTGACGCGCGACGCCGTCATCCTCACCCCCGGCTACGGGCGCACCCCGCACGGGCGGGTGGTCCACCACTTCGGCGCGCTCTCCGACCCGGACGGCGAGCGCATGCTCACCGTGGCCCTCACCCGCGCCCGCGCCCGCATGCACGTGGTCACCGCGCTGCGGGCGGCGGATCTGGACGCGGACCGGCTCGACGGCGGGGCCCTGGCCTTCCGCAGGATGCTGGAGGTCGCCCTGGACGACGCCGAGGCCGCGCCCGCCGGCCGGCTGAGCGACCCGCTGCTCCTGGACCTGCGGGACCGCCTGGCGGCCGAGGACGCGCTCGTGGCCGCGCACTACGGCGGCGCCATGGACCTCGCCGCCGCGGACGCCGCGGGGGAGCGGGGCCGGGTGCGCCCGCTGGCGCTCGTCTCCGACGGCGGGGACGCCTACCGCGAGCAGTCCGTGCGCGAGCGCTCCCGGCGCCTGCCGGAGCGGCTCGAGGCCCGTGGCTGGGACACGGACACCCTCTGGGCCATCGACGTGTTCGCCGACCCCGAGTCGGTGGCCGCGCGTCTCGTGGGCCGCCTGGGCCTGCCCCTCGAGGAGGTCGACGAGGACGGTGAGGACGACGCCGACGGCGAGTCCTGAGCCCGGCCGCCGGCGGGGCCACCGCCGCGCCGACGCGGCCGGCACCGGCCCCGCCTCCGCCGACGGTCCCGAGCCGACTCTGCCGGAGCCGACGCTGCCAGGGCCGGCCCTGCCGGGGGCCCAGACGGCCGGTGACGCGACGCCGTCCCGCCCCGCGGTGTCGCGGGGCCGCGCCGTCACCTCGGCGGCGGGCGCGGACCGGCCCCAGCCCGCGGACGAGCTCGGGCGCTGGCTCCTGGAGCAGCGCCCGCCGCACTGGGGCTGACGGC
This sequence is a window from Micrococcus porci. Protein-coding genes within it:
- the guaB gene encoding IMP dehydrogenase, with amino-acid sequence MSTSTGPSSDPVYASEDPFGFFGLTYDDVLLLPNATDVIPADADTSTQLTRNIRLNIPVVSAAMDTVTEAPLAIAIARQGGMGIIHRNLSIEDQAKHVDTVKRSESGMISDPVTIGPKATLAELDELCAQYRVSGLPVVAEDMTLLGIITNRDTRFIPHEEWDTRTVDTAMTRMPLITAQDGISREEVLHLFSQNRVEKLPLVDDAGRLTGLITIKDFDKAEKYPDAAKDDEGRLRVGGAVGFFGDGWERAMTLVEAGVDALVVDTANGHTHGVLDMIARLKKEKAAAHVDVIGGQAATYAGAKAIVDAGADAVKVGVGPGSICTTRVVAGVGVPQITAIYEAAKATRPAGVPLIADGGLQHSGDIGKALVAGADSVMLGSLLAGTAESPGDLVFYQGKQFKAYRGMGSLGAMQTRNGTRSFSKDRYFQADVPDEDKLIPEGIEGQVPYRGPIASVVHQLVGGLRQTMFYTGAPTIVDLKENGRFVRITTAGLKESHPHDIMMTVEAPNYRSK
- a CDS encoding SURF1 family protein, whose translation is MLRTALKPKWLATLVLALVAATAFVLLSRWQFASSETAAPPPRTQTENAVPLTEHVRPGEPLLASQADQVVSARGEFVPGTDALVGPRLSDGREGWWTVTAFRVAGAPDGETVPVVRGWSEAADVVDPAPTGEVTVTGRLLPPDGPVSPADAGEDTAGRPAFSTLSPGQLVNAWDVPAYAAYVAAFGVTDAAGADVSAGARDGGLQPVWVPPQPEESQVVWLNVFYGVEWLLFAGFALFLWWRFVRDDHLRDEQEAELDAQWAARWRAEELERRRERARREKEAAARAYAAWQAGETAPDAAHQEPQDGPAGPRKEGQA
- a CDS encoding DUF3817 domain-containing protein is translated as MSQPHHDAGREAARAGEAPVDPATLPDPEDITEADLPAPPPRPGRAVRRFAGTRQQIVSADRIYKVCAYITGVMLLLLVAEMVFKYGLHQELFAGGTTVDGEPHGFGLAPEKSVTGGVNLSLAILIAHGWMYVVYLLACFRLWSLMRWAPGRLLAMAGGGVVPFLSFVVERKVSGQVREELAQFPDAARRY
- a CDS encoding dicarboxylate/amino acid:cation symporter encodes the protein MTSHPSSPASGASTPARRRRLPAWTGNFGWQIAAALVLGLLLGLAARAMGHTPDSPTWLGETLALIGSIYVQLLKATVVPLVFFAVVASVANLAQVTNAARLAAKTLLWFAITSFIAVLIGLAVGVVMQPGVGTGQSAPEGYQARTVTWLDFLTSMVPVNMLGLTVKTTAGDDGALTSTPSFQVLQILVIAIAVGVAALKVGEKAEPFLAFSRSVLAVIQKVLWWIIRLAPLGTVGLLGNAVASYGWSTMGTLVKFVVAVYVGLALVMLVVYPLLARVHGLSVKQFFTGVWPAFQMGFVSRSSLGTLPVTQRVAERSFGVPTGYASFAVPLGATTKMDGCAAIYPAVAAVFVAQFYGIDMTLGQYALVVLVSVLGSAATAGTTGATVMLTLTLSTTGLPLEGMALLLAVDPIVDMGRTAVNVSGQALIPALVAQQEGILDRTRYDAERGDVMADEDETIVEARHDDARGASRADLTEAGSAR
- the guaA gene encoding glutamine-hydrolyzing GMP synthase, which translates into the protein MTQNEPTRDQPAPLHDVLPTVLVMDFGAQYAQLIARRVREANVYSEVVPSSTPAQEILDRRPAALILSGGPSSVYEAGAPQLDPALLEAGVPVLGLCYGFQSIAHALGGTVARTGTREYGSTRLESADGGSVLLAGQDAAQVVWMSHGDAVTEAPEGFAVTAVTAGAPVAAFEDRERRIFGVQWHPEVGHSERGQEILANFLTEGAGLSQDWTAENVIEEQVARIREQIGDARAICGLSGGVDSAVAAALVQRAIGDRLTCVYVDHGLMRQGESDEIERAFGEAHGGAKLVMVDAREDFLAALAGVTDPEAKRKIIGERFIRTFEKAQADIVLESAHDPNAPEVRFLVQGTLYPDVVESGGGDGTANIKSHHNVGGLPDDIEFELCEPLRELFKDEVRAVGAELGLPEGIVHRQPFPGPGLGIRIIGEVTQERLDLLRQADAIVRAELTAAGLDRQIWQCPVVLLADVRSVGVQGDGRTYGHPVVLRPVTSEDAMTADWARIPSEVLSRISNRITNEVDGINRVVLDVTSKPPGTIEWE
- a CDS encoding GuaB3 family IMP dehydrogenase-related protein, with the translated sequence MTNQIEIGRGKRGRQAFSFDDVSVVPSRRTRDPKDVNLSWRIDAYTFDMPVMGAPMDSVMSPETAIALGRLGGLGVLNLEGLWTRHEDPEPLLEEIAAMEAEAGSPEVTRRLQEIYSAPIRADLITERLAQIRESGVVVAGSLTPQNTQQFSQTVLAAGVDLFVIRGTTVSAEHVSSTHEPLDLKQFIYELDVPVIVGGAAGYTPALHLMRTGAAGVLVGFGGGASTTTRRAMGIRVPMATAIADIAEARRDYMDESGGRYVHVIADGGVGTSGEIVKAIAMGADAVTLGTALARATEAPGRGWHWGLEAAHPELPRGHRTRVGQVAPLEEVLWGPGHTTDGTSNLMGALKRAMATSGYTELKDFQKVEVLVTGARTH